A stretch of Myceligenerans xiligouense DNA encodes these proteins:
- a CDS encoding anthranilate synthase component I, whose amino-acid sequence MTRQTTAPAPAGAPADLAWGDTWPGLADFRALAPDRRVIPVVRKVLADDTTPVGLYRTLAAGAGSFIMESAEATGEWSRWSFVGVSSRAVLTSAEGRAHWAGDVPVGIPAEGDVLDVVRATLEALRTPRLANLPPFTGGLAGSLGWDVVRHWEPTLPADAPDELHAPELALCLATDLAVVDHREGTVWLVANAINGDGTAERVDEAHADAVARIDAMQARLAAGTPPVTTIVDPAAPGEPVPVEPALEFRSTRQEFEDAVATAKEAIRDGEVFQVVLSQRLDLDCPADPLDVYRALRTINPSPYMYYFRLQDSGARPVAVVGSSPETLVKVSDGHVTTYPIAGSRPRGTHPEEDVALGEELLADPKERAEHLMLVDLSRNDLVKVCEPTSVEVVEFMRVRRFSHIMHLCSTVVGRLRGTATALDALRATFPAGTLSGAPKPRAIALIDELEPASRGIYGGTVGYFDFDGDMDMAIAIRTAMISGGRAHVQAGAGIVADSVPRLEYEESRNKAAAAVRAVQLAARFRPA is encoded by the coding sequence GTGACCCGGCAGACGACCGCCCCCGCGCCCGCCGGCGCCCCCGCCGACCTCGCCTGGGGCGACACCTGGCCCGGCCTCGCCGACTTCCGCGCGCTCGCCCCCGACCGCCGCGTCATCCCCGTGGTCCGCAAGGTGCTCGCCGACGACACCACGCCCGTGGGCCTCTACCGCACCCTCGCGGCCGGCGCGGGCTCGTTCATCATGGAGTCGGCCGAGGCGACGGGCGAGTGGTCCCGCTGGTCGTTCGTGGGCGTGTCCTCCCGCGCCGTCCTGACGTCGGCCGAGGGCCGCGCGCACTGGGCCGGGGACGTCCCCGTCGGGATCCCGGCCGAGGGCGACGTGCTCGACGTCGTACGGGCCACCCTGGAAGCGCTGCGCACCCCGCGCCTCGCCAACCTCCCGCCCTTCACCGGCGGCCTGGCGGGGTCGCTGGGCTGGGACGTCGTGCGCCACTGGGAGCCCACGCTGCCCGCGGACGCCCCCGACGAGCTGCACGCCCCCGAGCTGGCGCTCTGCCTGGCCACGGACCTCGCGGTGGTGGACCACCGGGAAGGCACGGTGTGGCTCGTCGCCAACGCGATCAACGGGGACGGCACCGCGGAGCGGGTCGACGAGGCCCACGCCGACGCCGTCGCCCGGATCGACGCGATGCAGGCCCGCCTCGCGGCCGGGACGCCGCCGGTCACCACGATCGTCGACCCGGCGGCGCCCGGCGAGCCCGTCCCCGTCGAGCCCGCCCTCGAGTTCCGCTCCACCCGCCAGGAGTTCGAGGACGCCGTGGCCACCGCCAAGGAGGCCATCCGCGACGGCGAGGTCTTCCAGGTCGTCCTGTCCCAGCGCCTCGACCTGGACTGCCCGGCCGACCCGCTCGACGTGTACCGCGCGCTGCGCACGATCAACCCGAGCCCGTACATGTACTACTTCCGGCTGCAGGACTCCGGGGCGCGCCCGGTCGCCGTCGTCGGCTCCAGTCCCGAGACGCTCGTCAAGGTGAGCGACGGCCACGTCACCACCTATCCGATCGCCGGGTCCCGCCCGCGCGGCACCCACCCCGAGGAGGACGTGGCGCTGGGCGAGGAACTGCTCGCCGACCCGAAGGAGCGCGCCGAGCACCTCATGCTCGTGGACCTGTCCCGCAACGACCTCGTCAAGGTCTGCGAACCCACCTCCGTGGAGGTGGTGGAGTTCATGCGGGTGCGCCGCTTCAGCCACATCATGCACCTGTGCTCCACGGTGGTGGGCCGGCTCCGCGGCACCGCCACCGCGCTGGACGCGCTCCGCGCCACGTTCCCGGCCGGAACCCTCTCCGGCGCGCCGAAGCCCCGGGCCATCGCGCTCATCGACGAGCTCGAACCCGCCTCGCGCGGCATCTACGGCGGCACCGTCGGCTACTTCGACTTCGACGGCGACATGGACATGGCCATCGCCATCCGCACCGCGATGATCTCCGGCGGTCGCGCCCACGTGCAGGCCGGCGCCGGGATCGTCGCCGACTCCGTTCCCCGCCTCGAGTACGAGGAGTCACGCAACAAGGCCGCCGCCGCCGTGCGCGCCGTCCAGCTCGCCGCGAGGTTCCGTCCGGCATGA
- a CDS encoding Trp biosynthesis-associated membrane protein, translating into MSDPAATTPHTRRKPTALTRSRALWALLALGGGALATTSATWVTTEVATALRPDVAVAATGAEAAPVVGAAALVLLACGPALALTGRAGRYVVLAVAALAGVGVTAGALAVVADPGAAGTSAAAETTGVTDLTAPVVLSPWPWTTAVAGALAVLVAVAAVLAARRWPAASRRHERGGARGEGTSAGAPGTPDAAGAATGPGSAEAAPVSGPAAGDEPDPAGDWDALSRGEDPTRDDR; encoded by the coding sequence ATGAGCGATCCCGCGGCCACGACCCCGCACACCCGGCGCAAGCCCACCGCGCTGACCCGCTCCCGCGCGCTCTGGGCGCTCCTCGCCCTCGGCGGCGGAGCGCTCGCGACGACGTCCGCCACCTGGGTGACCACCGAGGTGGCGACGGCCCTGCGGCCCGACGTCGCCGTGGCGGCCACCGGCGCCGAGGCCGCCCCGGTGGTGGGCGCCGCCGCGCTCGTGCTGCTCGCCTGCGGGCCCGCGCTCGCCCTGACCGGCCGTGCGGGCCGGTACGTCGTCCTCGCGGTCGCCGCGCTCGCCGGGGTGGGCGTCACCGCCGGCGCGCTCGCCGTCGTCGCCGACCCGGGCGCCGCGGGCACGTCGGCGGCCGCCGAGACCACCGGCGTCACCGACCTGACCGCTCCCGTCGTCCTGTCCCCCTGGCCGTGGACGACGGCGGTCGCGGGCGCGCTCGCGGTCCTGGTGGCGGTCGCGGCGGTTCTCGCGGCCCGCCGCTGGCCCGCCGCCTCCCGCCGCCACGAGCGCGGCGGCGCGCGGGGCGAGGGCACCTCCGCCGGCGCTCCCGGAACACCCGACGCCGCCGGAGCGGCGACAGGGCCCGGATCCGCGGAGGCCGCGCCCGTGAGCGGACCGGCCGCCGGGGACGAGCCCGACCCGGCCGGCGACTGGGACGCCCTCAGCCGTGGCGAGGACCCGACGCGCGATGACCGATAG
- the trpC gene encoding indole-3-glycerol phosphate synthase TrpC produces the protein MAVLDDIVAGVLEDLAERKARTPLDDLKEKAQRVPGALDAVGRLKDPEAVAVIAEVKRSSPSKGSLAPITDPAALAVEYARGGAAAISVLTEQRRFSGSLADLDDVRARVDVPVLRKDFVVTPYQVWEARAHGADIVLLIVAALEQTVLTSLIERVHSLGMTALVEAHDLEEVRRALDAGARVVGINHRNLKTLEIDMTVFQRLAPYVPDDVVRIAESGIGGPRDVMEMARAGADAVLVGEALVTGEAPRASVADLVAAGAHPSLRSVRPS, from the coding sequence ATGGCGGTCCTGGACGACATCGTCGCAGGGGTCCTCGAGGACCTCGCGGAGCGTAAGGCGCGCACACCGCTCGACGACCTGAAGGAGAAGGCGCAGCGCGTCCCCGGCGCGCTCGACGCCGTCGGCCGGCTCAAGGACCCCGAGGCCGTCGCCGTCATCGCCGAGGTGAAGCGGTCCAGCCCGTCCAAGGGATCACTCGCCCCCATCACCGACCCGGCCGCGCTCGCGGTCGAGTACGCGCGCGGAGGCGCGGCGGCGATCTCCGTGCTCACGGAGCAGCGCCGGTTCTCCGGGTCGCTGGCGGACCTGGACGACGTGCGCGCCCGCGTGGACGTGCCCGTGCTGCGCAAGGACTTCGTCGTCACGCCGTACCAGGTGTGGGAGGCCCGCGCGCACGGCGCCGACATCGTGCTCCTCATCGTGGCCGCGCTCGAGCAGACGGTGCTGACGTCGCTGATCGAGCGCGTGCACTCCCTCGGCATGACCGCGCTGGTCGAGGCCCACGACCTGGAGGAGGTGCGCCGCGCGCTGGACGCCGGCGCCCGCGTCGTGGGCATCAACCACCGCAACCTCAAGACCCTCGAGATCGACATGACGGTGTTCCAGCGGCTCGCCCCCTACGTCCCGGACGACGTGGTGCGGATCGCGGAGTCCGGCATCGGCGGTCCCCGGGACGTCATGGAGATGGCGCGGGCGGGGGCCGACGCCGTCCTCGTGGGCGAGGCCCTCGTGACGGGCGAGGCGCCCCGCGCCTCGGTGGCGGACCTCGTGGCCGCGGGCGCTCACCCGTCGCTGCGGTCCGTGCGTCCCTCATGA
- the trpB gene encoding tryptophan synthase subunit beta, whose protein sequence is MSLAERLADVTGPYFGEFGGRFVPEALIAALDELETEYAKAAGDPAFGAELARLHREYTGRPSPLTEVQRFAAHATGEERPGASHPGVRVLLKREDLNHTGSHKINNVLGQALLVKRMGKRRVIAETGAGQHGVATATAAALMDLECVIYMGEEDTRRQALNVARMRLLGAEVVPVTAGTRTLKDAINEALRDWVTNVEHTHYVLGTVTGPHPFPEMVRQFHRIIGEEAREQLLERTGRLPDVVAACVGGGSNALGIFNAFLDDEGVALYGFEAGGEGVETGRHAARFSGGSPGVLHGARSYLLQDDDGQTRPSHSVSAGLDYPSVGPAHSWLHDLGRAEYEPVTDVEAMDAFRLLCRTEGIIPAIESAHALAGALRLGRRAVSEGRTGPDGAPYTILVNLSGRGDKDVATAARWFGLLDDGAAAQELEKMEGRG, encoded by the coding sequence ATGAGCCTGGCCGAACGCCTGGCGGACGTGACCGGGCCGTACTTCGGTGAGTTCGGCGGCCGGTTCGTGCCGGAGGCGCTCATCGCGGCCCTCGACGAGCTGGAGACCGAGTACGCGAAGGCCGCCGGCGACCCGGCGTTCGGGGCCGAGCTCGCCCGGCTGCACCGCGAGTACACCGGTCGGCCGAGCCCGCTGACCGAGGTGCAGCGCTTCGCGGCGCACGCGACGGGCGAGGAGCGTCCCGGCGCGTCGCACCCGGGCGTGCGCGTGCTGCTCAAGCGCGAGGACCTGAACCACACCGGCTCGCACAAGATCAACAACGTGCTGGGCCAGGCGCTGCTGGTCAAGCGCATGGGCAAGCGCCGCGTGATCGCGGAGACCGGGGCGGGCCAGCACGGCGTCGCCACCGCCACCGCCGCCGCCCTGATGGACCTCGAGTGCGTCATCTACATGGGCGAGGAGGACACGCGCCGGCAGGCGCTGAACGTCGCCCGGATGCGGCTGCTCGGCGCCGAGGTGGTGCCGGTGACGGCCGGCACGCGCACCCTGAAGGACGCGATCAACGAGGCGCTGCGGGACTGGGTGACGAACGTCGAGCACACGCACTACGTGCTGGGCACCGTCACCGGGCCGCACCCGTTCCCGGAGATGGTGCGGCAGTTCCACCGCATCATCGGCGAGGAGGCGCGCGAGCAGCTGCTGGAGCGCACGGGCCGGCTGCCGGACGTGGTCGCGGCGTGCGTGGGCGGCGGTTCGAACGCGCTCGGCATCTTCAACGCGTTCCTGGACGACGAGGGCGTGGCGCTGTACGGCTTCGAGGCCGGCGGCGAGGGCGTCGAGACCGGCCGGCACGCCGCGCGGTTCTCCGGCGGCTCGCCCGGCGTGCTGCACGGCGCCCGCTCCTACCTGCTGCAGGACGACGACGGACAGACCCGCCCCAGCCACTCGGTGTCGGCGGGGCTGGACTACCCCAGCGTCGGCCCGGCGCACTCGTGGCTGCACGACCTGGGCCGGGCGGAGTACGAGCCCGTGACCGACGTCGAGGCGATGGACGCGTTCCGCCTCCTGTGCCGCACGGAGGGCATCATTCCCGCCATCGAGTCGGCACACGCGCTGGCGGGCGCCCTGAGGCTGGGCCGGCGCGCGGTGTCCGAGGGCCGGACCGGCCCGGACGGCGCGCCGTACACGATCCTCGTGAACCTGTCGGGCCGCGGCGACAAGGACGTGGCCACGGCCGCGCGATGGTTCGGGCTGCTGGACGACGGAGCCGCGGCACAGGAGCTGGAGAAGATGGAGGGACGAGGGTGA
- a CDS encoding ABC transporter ATP-binding protein yields the protein MSTTTAKPGTAEDVLDANGARIESVSGLGVFATLRRGIQLSPEMLDGVWITLALALLAAGGKVVVPLAVQRTIDDGILAADGPDAGRVVTLAALAAVGLVLAGVCAALVNVRLFRSTEAGLATLRTRAFRHVHDLSTLTQNTERRGALVARVTNDVDTISLFVQWGGIMLLVSVLQILVATALMAWYSPVLTVVVWVCFVPMFLFMRVGQRKVNAAYTLVRERVGAMLGAISESVVGAETVRAYGVSERTGRRISGAVEATRRAQRRSMELVAVVFSSGVFVANLVLAVVVVLGAWLGIGGALSAGEVVAFLFLVQLFTGPVQMGTEILNEMQNAVAGWRRVIAVVETPVEVTEAPDAVDLPRGPARVTLRDVRFAYSGGPDVLHGVSLDLPPRTKVAVVGQTGSGKTTIAKLVTRLMDPVDGTVELDGTDLRKVSFASLRERVVLVPQEGFLFDGTVLENAAYGLRGSAGTTTRGGPGEARAVVAGAFAELGLTDWVETLPDGLDTQVGQRGEALSAGERQLVAIARAFLAAPDLLVLDEATSAVDPAAEVRIARALDSLTAGRSTITIAHRLSTAEAADLVVVVDAGEIVETGPHAELAAAGGIYSRMHESWVSQTR from the coding sequence ATGAGCACCACCACGGCGAAGCCGGGCACCGCCGAGGACGTCCTCGACGCCAACGGCGCGCGCATCGAGTCGGTGAGCGGCCTCGGGGTCTTCGCCACCCTGCGCCGCGGCATCCAGCTCTCCCCGGAGATGCTCGACGGGGTGTGGATCACCCTCGCCCTGGCGCTGCTCGCCGCGGGCGGCAAGGTCGTCGTGCCGCTGGCCGTGCAGCGCACCATCGACGACGGCATCCTCGCCGCGGACGGTCCGGACGCGGGCCGCGTGGTCACGCTCGCCGCGCTCGCCGCGGTGGGCCTGGTCCTGGCCGGGGTGTGCGCCGCCCTGGTCAACGTGCGTCTGTTCCGCTCCACGGAGGCCGGGCTGGCGACGCTGCGCACGCGGGCGTTCCGGCACGTGCACGACCTGTCGACCCTCACGCAGAACACCGAGCGGCGCGGCGCGCTGGTGGCCCGAGTGACCAACGACGTCGACACCATCTCGCTGTTCGTGCAGTGGGGCGGGATCATGCTGCTGGTCAGCGTCCTGCAGATCCTCGTCGCGACGGCGCTGATGGCCTGGTACTCACCGGTGCTGACGGTCGTGGTGTGGGTGTGCTTCGTGCCGATGTTCCTGTTCATGCGGGTGGGGCAGCGCAAGGTGAACGCCGCCTACACGCTCGTGCGCGAGCGGGTCGGGGCGATGCTGGGCGCGATCAGCGAGTCCGTGGTAGGCGCCGAGACCGTGCGCGCGTACGGCGTGTCCGAGCGCACCGGGCGGCGGATCTCGGGGGCCGTCGAGGCGACCCGGCGGGCGCAGCGGCGTTCCATGGAGCTCGTCGCGGTCGTGTTCTCGTCGGGGGTGTTCGTCGCCAACCTGGTCCTGGCCGTCGTGGTGGTGCTGGGCGCCTGGCTCGGCATCGGCGGCGCGCTGAGCGCGGGCGAGGTCGTCGCGTTCCTCTTCCTCGTGCAGCTGTTCACCGGCCCGGTGCAGATGGGGACCGAGATCCTCAACGAGATGCAGAACGCGGTGGCGGGCTGGCGCCGCGTGATCGCGGTCGTCGAGACGCCCGTGGAGGTGACCGAGGCCCCCGATGCCGTCGACCTGCCGCGCGGGCCGGCCCGCGTCACGCTGCGCGACGTCCGGTTCGCGTACTCCGGTGGCCCGGACGTGCTGCACGGCGTCTCGCTCGACCTGCCGCCGCGCACCAAGGTCGCCGTCGTCGGGCAGACCGGTTCCGGCAAGACGACGATCGCCAAGCTCGTCACCCGGCTCATGGACCCGGTGGACGGGACGGTCGAGCTCGACGGCACCGACCTGCGCAAGGTCTCGTTCGCGTCGCTGCGCGAGCGGGTGGTGCTGGTGCCGCAGGAGGGGTTCCTGTTCGACGGGACCGTGCTGGAGAACGCGGCGTACGGGCTGCGCGGCTCCGCGGGTACGACGACGCGGGGCGGACCGGGCGAGGCGCGTGCCGTCGTCGCCGGCGCCTTCGCGGAGCTCGGGCTGACCGACTGGGTCGAGACCCTTCCCGACGGGCTCGACACCCAGGTCGGCCAGCGTGGTGAGGCGCTCAGCGCGGGGGAGCGGCAGCTCGTCGCGATCGCGCGGGCCTTCCTCGCGGCACCGGACCTGCTCGTGCTGGACGAGGCGACGTCGGCGGTGGACCCGGCGGCCGAGGTGCGGATCGCCCGCGCGCTGGACTCCCTGACCGCCGGCCGGTCGACGATCACGATCGCGCACCGGCTCTCCACCGCGGAGGCGGCGGACCTGGTGGTGGTGGTCGACGCGGGCGAGATCGTCGAGACGGGCCCGCACGCCGAGCTGGCCGCCGCGGGCGGGATCTACTCCCGCATGCACGAGAGCTGGGTGTCGCAGACGCGGTGA
- a CDS encoding DUF2752 domain-containing protein — protein sequence MTEPATTVVVARGEHVPARADGAPPPLRQRLRAPLVTAGAVGAGTLLLALRTPHEPNSYGFCPLLVFTGWACPLCGGLRGTSELAHLDLAGAWAMNPLWVLLAPALVALWAVWLLRRARGRAGPRLPSWTPWALLWSLVAFGVLRNLPPLVPYLTPWL from the coding sequence ATGACCGAGCCGGCGACGACCGTCGTGGTGGCGCGGGGCGAGCACGTCCCGGCCCGGGCGGACGGTGCTCCGCCGCCGCTGCGTCAGCGCCTGCGGGCGCCCCTGGTCACGGCCGGCGCGGTCGGCGCGGGAACGCTGCTGCTGGCGTTGCGCACCCCGCACGAACCGAACAGCTACGGCTTCTGCCCGCTGCTGGTGTTCACCGGATGGGCGTGTCCGCTGTGCGGGGGCCTGCGCGGGACGTCCGAGCTGGCGCACCTCGACCTGGCGGGCGCGTGGGCGATGAACCCGCTGTGGGTGCTGCTGGCACCGGCGCTGGTGGCGCTGTGGGCGGTCTGGTTGCTGCGCCGGGCGCGCGGGCGGGCGGGCCCCCGCCTCCCGTCCTGGACGCCCTGGGCCCTTCTGTGGTCCCTGGTGGCCTTCGGCGTGCTGCGCAACCTCCCGCCGCTGGTCCCGTACCTGACGCCCTGGCTCTGA
- the lgt gene encoding prolipoprotein diacylglyceryl transferase gives MIPSWLPASLPSPPEHTWYLGVVPVRAYAVALLAGIVVAAWVTMSRWRARGGDPWDVVNLAFWMVPFGIVGARVHHVLSLPGTYFGPGADPLAALRVWEGGLSFWGALAFGALGAWIGCRTRGLRLSSFADALAPGLFLGQAVGRLGSWFNQELYGPPTDLPWAVEIAREHLVTNPATGVAYPEGTTFHPTFAYEILWYLAAAGVLLFLDRRFKFGHGRVFWAYVVLYTLGRVWIEMMRIDETEILLGLRLNVWTSVVLGLVALAVSAVLARRFPQREESVEREPGPATTGPVPETMRRA, from the coding sequence GTGATCCCGTCGTGGCTTCCCGCGAGCCTGCCCAGCCCGCCCGAGCACACCTGGTACCTGGGCGTCGTCCCGGTCCGGGCGTACGCGGTGGCGCTGCTGGCGGGGATCGTGGTGGCGGCGTGGGTCACGATGTCGCGCTGGCGGGCGCGCGGCGGTGACCCGTGGGACGTCGTGAACCTGGCGTTCTGGATGGTGCCGTTCGGCATCGTCGGCGCGCGGGTCCACCACGTGCTGTCCCTGCCCGGCACCTACTTCGGGCCCGGCGCCGATCCGCTCGCCGCGCTGCGCGTCTGGGAGGGCGGCCTGTCCTTCTGGGGCGCGCTGGCGTTCGGCGCGCTGGGCGCCTGGATCGGCTGCCGGACGCGTGGCCTGCGGCTCTCCTCGTTCGCCGACGCGCTGGCGCCGGGCCTGTTCCTGGGGCAGGCGGTCGGGCGCCTGGGCAGCTGGTTCAACCAGGAGCTGTACGGCCCGCCCACCGACCTGCCCTGGGCCGTGGAGATCGCGCGGGAGCATCTCGTGACGAACCCCGCCACGGGTGTCGCCTACCCCGAGGGCACCACCTTCCACCCGACCTTCGCGTACGAGATCCTGTGGTACCTCGCGGCGGCCGGAGTTCTACTTTTCCTCGACCGGCGGTTCAAGTTCGGTCATGGCCGGGTATTCTGGGCGTACGTCGTGCTCTACACTCTCGGCCGGGTCTGGATCGAGATGATGCGGATCGACGAGACGGAGATCCTGCTGGGTCTCCGGCTCAATGTCTGGACGTCGGTGGTCCTGGGCCTCGTGGCTCTGGCAGTCTCGGCAGTCCTGGCACGCCGGTTTCCTCAGCGGGAGGAATCGGTGGAACGGGAACCGGGTCCGGCCACCACCGGGCCGGTACCCGAGACCATGCGAAGGGCGTGA
- the hisI gene encoding phosphoribosyl-AMP cyclohydrolase codes for MQGSSSENPPSPGLDPTIADRLKRDDAGLVAAIVQQHDTREVLMLGWMDDEALHRTLTSGRVTFWSRSRGEYWRKGDTSGHVQHVKAVSIDCDGDTLLVEVDQVGAACHTGARTCFDAGGDLGAVPAGPEPTTAGAGARTTAAGPAGDREDDR; via the coding sequence GTGCAAGGTTCCAGTTCCGAGAATCCCCCGAGCCCTGGGCTCGATCCTACGATCGCCGACCGGCTGAAGCGGGACGACGCCGGACTCGTGGCCGCGATCGTCCAGCAGCACGACACCCGCGAGGTGCTCATGCTCGGCTGGATGGACGACGAGGCGCTGCATCGCACCCTGACGTCCGGCCGCGTGACCTTCTGGTCGCGCTCGCGCGGCGAGTACTGGCGCAAGGGCGACACCTCGGGTCACGTGCAGCACGTGAAGGCGGTGAGCATCGACTGCGACGGCGACACCCTGCTCGTCGAGGTCGACCAGGTCGGCGCCGCCTGCCACACCGGCGCTCGCACGTGCTTCGACGCGGGGGGCGACCTCGGCGCCGTACCGGCCGGACCGGAGCCCACGACGGCGGGCGCCGGAGCCCGCACCACCGCGGCCGGCCCGGCCGGCGACCGGGAGGACGACCGGTGA
- a CDS encoding HGxxPAAW family protein, producing the protein MTENQSAATEVAYLPEAAPPDNHGHTVAAWVTMTGIMVGALLSAVGVVVDGGFWMFWVGLVVCVGSLVVGGVLRGMGLGQR; encoded by the coding sequence ATGACCGAGAACCAGTCCGCAGCCACCGAGGTCGCCTACCTGCCGGAGGCCGCCCCGCCGGACAACCACGGGCACACGGTGGCCGCTTGGGTCACGATGACCGGCATCATGGTCGGCGCCCTGCTGTCGGCGGTGGGCGTCGTCGTGGACGGCGGATTCTGGATGTTCTGGGTCGGCCTGGTGGTCTGCGTCGGCAGCCTCGTGGTGGGCGGCGTGCTCAGAGGGATGGGCCTGGGGCAGCGATGA
- a CDS encoding DUF4190 domain-containing protein yields the protein MSGTAPGRARNSLGVWSLVLGGASFLLFLGVLTGVPAILVGNDGRRAVRAGEADNENVAMAGVLLGWASVAVTLVGAGVIAYLMVADGR from the coding sequence ATGAGCGGGACGGCGCCCGGCCGGGCACGCAACTCGCTGGGCGTCTGGTCCCTCGTGCTCGGCGGTGCGTCGTTCCTGCTCTTCCTGGGCGTCCTGACCGGCGTCCCGGCGATCCTGGTCGGCAACGACGGCCGCCGCGCGGTACGGGCCGGCGAGGCCGACAACGAGAACGTCGCGATGGCGGGCGTCCTGCTGGGCTGGGCGTCGGTGGCCGTGACGCTGGTCGGCGCCGGCGTGATCGCCTACCTCATGGTGGCGGACGGCCGATGA
- the trpA gene encoding tryptophan synthase subunit alpha — protein MKVSTSPVTGPGGAAGLAPRTGELIARLRDEENRPALVGYLPVGFPDVERSVEALLTLTDNGVDVIELGIPYSDPVMDGLVIQEAAQVALDAGVRVAHVFEAVRRIREHAPHVAVLVMTYWNPVLRHGVREFATDLAAAGGSGLITPDLIPDEAGDWIAASDELGLDRVFLVAPSSTPDRLALTARASRGFVYAASLMGVTGVRTSVGDRAESLVTDTRAAGAEHVCVGIGVSTGAQAAEVGRWADGVIVGSALVRPLLGDEPWEERLRNLAGVTRDLASGVRSARAAHGAH, from the coding sequence GTGAAGGTCTCGACGAGCCCGGTGACCGGGCCCGGCGGCGCGGCAGGTCTCGCGCCACGCACCGGTGAGCTGATCGCGCGTCTGCGCGACGAGGAGAACCGGCCCGCGCTGGTGGGCTACCTTCCCGTGGGGTTCCCGGACGTGGAGCGGTCGGTCGAGGCTCTGCTGACGCTCACCGACAACGGGGTGGACGTCATCGAGCTGGGTATCCCGTACTCGGACCCCGTGATGGACGGCCTCGTGATCCAGGAGGCGGCCCAGGTCGCGCTGGACGCCGGCGTCCGGGTGGCGCACGTCTTCGAGGCGGTGCGGCGGATCCGGGAGCACGCGCCCCACGTCGCCGTGCTGGTGATGACGTACTGGAACCCGGTGCTGCGGCACGGTGTCCGGGAGTTCGCCACGGACCTGGCCGCCGCGGGCGGCTCCGGGCTCATCACGCCGGACCTGATCCCCGACGAGGCCGGCGACTGGATCGCCGCGAGCGACGAGCTCGGCCTGGACCGGGTGTTCCTCGTGGCGCCGAGCTCCACGCCGGACCGGCTGGCGCTCACCGCGCGCGCGTCGCGCGGGTTCGTCTACGCGGCGTCGCTCATGGGTGTCACGGGCGTGCGGACCAGCGTGGGGGACCGGGCCGAGAGCCTGGTGACCGACACGCGGGCGGCGGGCGCGGAGCACGTCTGCGTCGGGATCGGCGTGTCCACGGGGGCTCAGGCCGCCGAGGTGGGCCGCTGGGCCGACGGCGTGATCGTCGGTTCGGCCCTCGTGCGGCCCCTGCTCGGGGACGAGCCGTGGGAGGAACGTCTCAGGAATCTGGCCGGGGTCACCCGTGACCTGGCTTCCGGGGTACGGTCGGCACGTGCCGCGCACGGCGCGCACTGA